One Dictyoglomus thermophilum H-6-12 DNA window includes the following coding sequences:
- a CDS encoding transglutaminase-like domain-containing protein, translated as MKKRFFLILLSVLLLTSPIISEAKYIKEEDLWRYNLEKAILFALNPQNLSSISNLAIKLKGSDIKESAWNILKWEEENIEYDIEKAELPPSLIRIYSTGRIEVVQGEENVFQLPSETISKGKGICGDYALLTAGLLLKMDYQPVYILDIEFENDPIKHVVTGIIVNGWLFILDQHPPVMDAGTFYKYWLKHEGKIIKDITLYEISYEEDIVVKKYGVDKEVFMGLDYDFSTRDLEAIGGYLMLKIKDNFKNLVIDPQIASLDKLVYLPRGYTQGKIYSFQFPEFLDYYNPIFHFQFIDYLYGEILDDKNILENMKNFKYFFVRADALQEDLVIILNLAK; from the coding sequence ATGAAAAAGAGGTTCTTTTTAATACTCCTTTCAGTTCTTTTATTAACTTCTCCTATAATTTCTGAGGCAAAGTATATAAAGGAGGAAGATCTTTGGAGATATAATCTGGAGAAGGCTATACTTTTTGCTCTAAATCCTCAAAATCTTTCTAGTATTTCAAATTTGGCAATAAAATTAAAGGGCTCTGATATAAAAGAGAGTGCTTGGAATATTTTAAAGTGGGAGGAAGAAAATATTGAGTATGATATTGAAAAAGCAGAATTGCCTCCATCTTTGATTCGTATATACTCCACAGGAAGGATTGAAGTAGTACAAGGAGAAGAAAATGTTTTTCAACTGCCTTCTGAGACAATAAGTAAAGGAAAAGGAATTTGTGGAGACTATGCTCTTCTTACTGCAGGCTTACTATTAAAAATGGATTACCAGCCTGTATATATTTTAGATATTGAGTTTGAGAATGATCCTATTAAACATGTGGTTACGGGGATAATAGTTAACGGTTGGTTGTTTATATTAGATCAACATCCACCAGTTATGGATGCAGGAACGTTTTATAAATATTGGCTAAAGCATGAGGGAAAGATTATTAAAGATATTACCTTGTATGAGATTAGTTATGAAGAAGATATAGTGGTAAAGAAATATGGAGTAGATAAAGAAGTATTTATGGGGCTTGATTACGATTTTAGTACTCGAGATTTAGAAGCTATAGGTGGTTATCTTATGTTGAAGATAAAGGATAATTTTAAAAATTTGGTTATAGATCCTCAAATCGCCTCTTTAGATAAATTAGTATATTTACCTCGAGGTTATACTCAAGGAAAGATCTATTCTTTTCAATTTCCAGAATTCTTAGATTATTACAATCCTATTTTTCATTTTCAGTTTATTGATTATTTATATGGCGAAATTTTGGATGATAAAAATATTCTTGAGAATATGAAAAACTTTAAGTACTTCTTTGTAAGAGCAGACGCATTACAAGAGGATTTAGTAATTATTTTAAATTTAGCAAAATGA
- a CDS encoding type II secretion system protein translates to MSKRGFSLIELLVVIGILGVLVAVGIFMYFEAVRQAKRTVHFYNIKLIKEALEIYYLKK, encoded by the coding sequence ATGAGTAAAAGGGGTTTTTCTCTTATTGAGCTTTTAGTAGTAATAGGCATATTGGGGGTATTAGTAGCAGTAGGTATTTTTATGTATTTTGAAGCTGTGAGGCAGGCAAAGAGAACTGTTCATTTTTATAATATTAAGCTAATTAAGGAAGCTTTAGAAATTTACTATTTAAAAAAATAA